The Raphanus sativus cultivar WK10039 chromosome 2, ASM80110v3, whole genome shotgun sequence genome includes a region encoding these proteins:
- the LOC130499157 gene encoding non-specific lipid transfer protein GPI-anchored 24-like, which translates to MSQTTTTTTLVLLSVLLIAATVVNGQEAMAPPPNAGMFCEANLGLCAAALKIGAKPSDECCTSLNKAVKTQLKCLCAILTNPQVLAGFNLTVENAFHIPQSCGIDAGPSMCSAAKAPLPNGVPPVSGPPKNAATNLAGTGLVGIALMTISLMFY; encoded by the exons ATGTCCCAAACAACAACGACCACGACTCTTGTCCTCCTATCTGTATTGCTAATTGCAGCGACAGTAGTAAATGGGCAAGAAGCGATGGCCCCTCCTCCAAACGCTGGTATGTTTTGTGAGGCTAACTTAGGTTTATGTGCAGCGGCACTTAAAATAGGAGCAAAACCATCAGATGAATGCTGCACAAGCCTAAACAAAGCAGTGAAGACGCAGTTGAAGTGCCTCTGCGCTATCCTCACAAACCCGCAGGTATTGGCCGGCTTCAATCTCACCGTGGAAAATGCTTTTCACATTCCTCAGAGTTGTGGCATCGATGCTGGACCTTCTATGTGTTCTG CCGCTAAAGCTCCGTTGCCGAATGGGGTTCCACCGGTGTCAG GACCGCCTAAGAATGCTGCAACCAATCTCGCGGGAACTGGATTGGTCGGGATCGCCTTAATGACGATCTCTTTGATGTTTTATTGA